The Thermoflavifilum sp. genome contains a region encoding:
- the eno gene encoding phosphopyruvate hydratase — MSAIVSIHARQILDSRGNPTVEAEVFTEDDGYGVAAVPSGASTGTHEALELRDEDKQKYGGKSVEKAVQHVNETIQEALVGWEVTDQEGIDRTMIELDGTEHKSKLGANAMLAVSLAAAKAAASELGLPLYRYVGGVRASLLPVPLMNILNGGVHADNKIDFQEFMIVPHGAPSFSEALRWGVEIFHSLKKVLKQKGYSTNVGDEGGFAPDLQHNEQAIELVLSAIETAGYKPGEQVAIALDPAASEMYVSEKKVYRFYKSDGRELSPAQMVDFWDGWIKQYPIVSLEDGMAEDDWEGWQLLTERLGRRIQLVGDDLFVTNVKRLQQGIDQHVANSILIKVNQIGTLTETIACVQTAQQHGYTTIMSHRSGETEDTTIADLAVALGCGQIKTGSASRTDRIAKYNQLLRIEESLGDLARFPKNLFKLP; from the coding sequence ATGAGCGCAATTGTTTCCATCCATGCCCGTCAGATCCTGGATAGCCGCGGAAATCCCACCGTCGAAGCCGAAGTGTTTACCGAAGACGATGGATATGGTGTGGCGGCTGTGCCCTCGGGTGCCTCCACGGGTACCCATGAAGCCCTTGAACTGCGGGATGAGGATAAACAGAAATACGGCGGGAAAAGCGTAGAGAAGGCCGTACAACATGTGAATGAAACCATTCAGGAAGCCCTTGTGGGGTGGGAAGTAACCGATCAGGAAGGGATTGATCGCACGATGATTGAACTGGATGGTACGGAACATAAATCGAAGTTAGGAGCCAATGCTATGCTGGCTGTGAGCCTGGCTGCGGCAAAAGCTGCCGCATCAGAACTGGGTTTGCCGCTCTATCGTTATGTGGGTGGCGTAAGAGCCAGCCTTCTGCCCGTACCGCTCATGAATATCCTGAATGGCGGCGTACATGCCGATAACAAAATTGATTTCCAGGAATTCATGATTGTGCCGCATGGTGCACCTTCATTCAGTGAAGCGCTGCGCTGGGGCGTGGAGATCTTTCACAGTCTGAAAAAAGTATTGAAGCAAAAGGGATATTCTACCAACGTGGGTGATGAAGGCGGATTTGCACCTGATTTGCAACACAATGAGCAGGCCATCGAACTGGTGCTCAGTGCTATTGAAACGGCCGGCTATAAACCCGGCGAACAGGTAGCCATTGCACTCGACCCGGCTGCAAGTGAAATGTATGTGTCCGAGAAAAAAGTTTACCGATTTTATAAATCTGACGGTCGCGAGCTCAGCCCCGCACAAATGGTAGATTTCTGGGATGGATGGATCAAGCAGTATCCCATTGTATCGCTGGAAGACGGTATGGCGGAAGACGACTGGGAAGGCTGGCAGTTGCTGACCGAACGCCTGGGCCGCCGCATCCAGCTGGTAGGGGATGACCTGTTTGTAACCAATGTCAAACGCCTGCAGCAGGGCATTGACCAGCATGTAGCCAATAGCATTCTCATTAAAGTAAACCAGATTGGCACACTCACCGAAACCATTGCCTGTGTACAGACGGCGCAACAGCACGGATATACCACCATCATGAGCCATCGTTCCGGCGAAACGGAAGATACCACCATTGCCGACCTGGCCGTGGCGCTGGGTTGTGGGCAAATCAAAACCGGTTCAGCATCGCGTACCGACCGTATTGCCAAATACAACCAATTGCTGCGTATCGAAGAATCATTAGGCGATCTGGCACGTTTTCCCAAAAATCTTTTTAAATTACCTTAA
- a CDS encoding septum formation initiator family protein: protein MKPLPAWCKNKYVFTALIFGAWMLFFDHDDLITQWRLSRQIRELERKKSFYEQQIQQAEQQKAVLQHDPAQLLQFARTHYYFKPPQADLYNVEFEKTR from the coding sequence ATGAAACCTTTGCCTGCCTGGTGCAAAAACAAATATGTGTTTACGGCTCTAATTTTCGGAGCATGGATGTTATTTTTTGATCATGATGATCTTATCACCCAGTGGCGCCTGAGCCGTCAGATCCGGGAGCTGGAGCGAAAAAAATCATTTTATGAACAACAGATTCAGCAGGCAGAGCAGCAAAAGGCCGTGCTGCAGCACGACCCGGCGCAGTTATTACAATTCGCTCGCACACATTATTATTTTAAGCCACCACAGGCCGATCTGTATAATGTAGAGTTTGAAAAAACTCGTTGA
- the nth gene encoding endonuclease III — translation MKAKEKAAFLVSYFEKHLPDAQTELHYANPYQLLVAVMLSAQCTDKRVNQVTPAFFQAFPDVHALARASFDEVFPYIKSISYPNSKTRHLIAAAQAIVEQHQGEIPRDVESLMQLPGVGRKTANVLAAVLYEQPRMPVDTHVFRVAHRLGLVPASAHTPLKVEQKLVKLFPPEKIHKAHHWLILHGRYVCLARKPKCEICGLRAICKYYAQLQKKAGAAAQKTSG, via the coding sequence ATGAAAGCGAAAGAAAAAGCGGCCTTTCTGGTCAGCTATTTTGAAAAACATTTGCCCGATGCCCAAACCGAGTTGCATTATGCCAATCCATATCAGCTCCTGGTGGCGGTAATGCTCTCCGCCCAGTGTACCGACAAACGGGTGAATCAGGTGACGCCGGCTTTTTTTCAGGCTTTTCCCGATGTGCATGCCCTGGCGCGGGCGAGCTTCGACGAAGTGTTTCCCTATATCAAAAGCATCAGTTATCCCAACAGCAAAACCCGACATTTGATTGCCGCCGCACAGGCGATTGTGGAACAGCATCAGGGAGAAATTCCGCGTGATGTGGAGTCGTTGATGCAATTACCCGGTGTAGGACGGAAGACCGCTAACGTGCTTGCAGCCGTATTGTATGAGCAGCCTCGCATGCCGGTAGATACGCATGTGTTTCGTGTCGCGCACCGGTTGGGGCTGGTGCCCGCATCGGCACACACGCCGTTGAAGGTGGAACAAAAACTGGTGAAATTATTTCCTCCCGAAAAAATCCATAAAGCGCATCACTGGCTTATCCTGCACGGGCGGTATGTATGCCTGGCTCGCAAGCCGAAATGTGAGATCTGCGGGCTGCGGGCAATCTGTAAGTACTATGCACAGTTGCAGAAAAAAGCCGGGGCGGCGGCTCAAAAGACTTCAGGCTGA
- a CDS encoding alpha/beta hydrolase has product MSFRVQAQQVIPLYAGSIPNSRTDTAVHEISTTDAHGIVRVSGVTRPTLTAYLPDPAKATGTAVIICPGGGYAILAIQHEGYDVAETLRRWGIAAFVLKYRLPDDRIMINKSIGPLQDAQRAIQLVREHAAEWHINPHQIGIMGFSAGGHLAAMAGTRFQTAYIDNPRQLSLRPDFMILCYPVISMTDSLTHIGSREHLLGQHPTEQQIRAFSAEMQVTAQTPPAFIMQSTADPGVKVGNSVAMYIALHAHGIPVEMHLYEKGPHGFGMHNPDTPDQWMVRLRNWMISNGWLPRSEAQPEVF; this is encoded by the coding sequence ATGTCTTTTCGTGTACAGGCCCAGCAAGTGATTCCGCTGTATGCCGGATCGATTCCCAATTCACGCACGGATACAGCCGTTCATGAAATATCCACCACCGATGCTCACGGCATCGTGCGGGTGAGCGGTGTCACCCGGCCCACCCTAACAGCCTACCTGCCCGATCCGGCAAAAGCTACGGGCACGGCCGTCATCATTTGTCCGGGCGGAGGTTATGCCATTTTAGCCATTCAGCATGAAGGATATGATGTGGCTGAAACCCTGCGCCGATGGGGCATTGCAGCATTTGTGCTGAAATACCGTCTGCCCGACGACCGCATCATGATCAACAAATCCATTGGCCCCCTTCAGGATGCCCAGCGTGCCATTCAGTTAGTGCGGGAGCATGCCGCCGAATGGCATATCAACCCCCATCAGATCGGCATCATGGGGTTTTCGGCCGGTGGTCATCTGGCTGCCATGGCCGGCACACGTTTTCAGACAGCATATATCGACAACCCCCGACAGCTCTCGCTGCGCCCCGATTTCATGATCCTCTGCTATCCGGTGATCAGCATGACCGACAGCCTCACGCACATAGGATCGCGTGAACATCTGCTGGGCCAGCATCCTACCGAACAACAGATTCGTGCTTTCTCGGCTGAGATGCAGGTTACAGCGCAAACACCGCCGGCCTTCATCATGCAATCCACCGCCGATCCGGGCGTGAAAGTGGGCAATAGCGTGGCCATGTACATAGCCCTGCATGCGCATGGCATACCGGTGGAGATGCATCTGTATGAAAAAGGGCCACATGGCTTTGGTATGCACAACCCGGATACACCCGACCAATGGATGGTCAGGCTGCGCAACTGGATGATCAGCAATGGATGGCTTCCCCGATCGGAGGCTCAGCCTGAAGTCTTTTGA
- a CDS encoding ring-cleaving dioxygenase, which yields MEKLLTGIHHITAIAQNTRENLDFYTGILGLRLVKQTVNFDDPGVYHLYYGNETGMPGSLLTFFPYARWKSGRKGTSMVYTTAFSVPLASRDYWVERLRRFRVAQQPIQERWGKEPFLYFEDRDGLGLELVFTDQDARPAFSYGHIPAAYAIRGIHHATIWEADVAPTIRLLTEHLQHRLIEEHDNRFRLTTDDDRPGHYVDLLHMPGSPKGLPGWGTVHHIAFATPGRKSQDDLRQRLIDSGFQPTSVLDRHYFTSVYFREPGGVLFELATTGPGFMIDETQEELGTSLKWPPVLASRYPAMHPRLPSLSLHLQAFS from the coding sequence ATGGAGAAACTACTTACGGGCATTCATCACATTACCGCCATTGCCCAAAACACCCGCGAAAATCTCGATTTTTATACCGGCATCCTGGGCCTGCGCCTGGTAAAACAAACCGTTAATTTCGACGACCCGGGGGTATATCATCTCTATTACGGCAATGAAACCGGAATGCCGGGTAGTTTGCTTACGTTTTTTCCTTACGCCCGATGGAAAAGTGGACGTAAAGGAACAAGCATGGTGTACACCACGGCTTTTTCTGTCCCTCTGGCCTCACGCGATTACTGGGTGGAAAGGCTCCGAAGGTTTCGGGTGGCTCAGCAGCCGATACAGGAGCGATGGGGAAAAGAACCTTTCCTGTATTTCGAAGACCGGGACGGGCTCGGACTGGAGCTGGTGTTTACCGATCAGGATGCCCGGCCGGCTTTTAGTTATGGCCATATCCCGGCGGCATATGCCATCCGGGGTATTCATCATGCTACAATCTGGGAAGCAGATGTAGCGCCTACCATCCGCTTGCTTACGGAGCACCTGCAACATCGTTTGATTGAGGAGCACGATAATCGTTTTCGATTGACTACCGATGACGATCGGCCCGGGCATTATGTGGATCTGCTTCACATGCCCGGTAGCCCTAAAGGCCTTCCCGGTTGGGGCACAGTCCATCATATAGCCTTTGCCACACCCGGCCGTAAAAGTCAGGATGACCTCCGCCAACGACTGATCGACAGCGGCTTTCAACCTACATCCGTACTCGACCGGCATTACTTTACTTCCGTGTATTTTCGTGAGCCGGGCGGAGTATTATTTGAACTGGCTACGACCGGCCCGGGATTTATGATCGATGAAACTCAGGAGGAACTGGGTACTTCTTTGAAATGGCCTCCTGTACTGGCTTCCCGCTACCCTGCCATGCATCCCCGACTTCCTTCCCTATCGCTTCATTTGCAGGCTTTTTCCTGA
- a CDS encoding heparan-alpha-glucosaminide N-acetyltransferase domain-containing protein, with protein sequence MASSSQRFLSLDVLRGLTICFMIIVNTGAPGVQAYPPLEHAHWFGFTPTDLVFPTFMFVVGNAMSFSMKKYVQQGPAAFWRKVVKRTVIIFLLGYLMYWFPFFDFTDSGQFYWKPISHTRIMGVLQRIALGYFFGSLIVYYLSKRAAMILSAAILLGYWGLLYLFGDPHAPLSMTGNAVLRLDRWLFGDNHLYHGEGIPFDPEGVLSTLPAIINVVWGYYAGQFIQEKGKTYETIAKLMMTGAILCFIALFWNLSFPIAKKLWTSPFVLYTVGLDLLILGPLMYGLELRTDLARQPAMRRLTYFFEVFGRNPLFIYLVSELLIVVLWMIPVGDVDLPQWVSDHIFQKIAAGAFGGLLYSLAYMGICWLVGYFLDRRKIYIRV encoded by the coding sequence ATGGCCTCTTCTTCACAACGTTTTCTATCGCTCGACGTGCTGCGCGGGCTCACCATCTGCTTCATGATCATCGTAAACACCGGCGCTCCCGGCGTTCAGGCCTATCCCCCGCTGGAACATGCGCACTGGTTTGGTTTCACGCCTACCGATCTGGTGTTCCCCACCTTCATGTTTGTCGTGGGCAACGCCATGAGTTTTTCCATGAAAAAATACGTACAACAGGGCCCGGCTGCTTTCTGGAGAAAGGTGGTCAAACGCACCGTTATCATTTTTCTACTGGGCTATCTGATGTACTGGTTCCCATTTTTCGATTTTACCGACAGCGGCCAATTTTACTGGAAACCCATCAGCCATACCCGTATCATGGGCGTGTTGCAACGCATCGCCCTGGGCTATTTCTTTGGCTCGCTCATCGTGTATTACCTGTCGAAACGTGCCGCCATGATCCTGTCGGCCGCCATCCTGCTGGGATATTGGGGACTGCTCTACCTGTTTGGCGACCCGCATGCACCGCTCAGTATGACCGGCAATGCCGTACTCCGGCTCGATCGCTGGCTGTTTGGCGATAACCATCTCTACCATGGCGAGGGTATTCCGTTCGATCCGGAAGGGGTGTTGAGCACGCTGCCAGCCATCATTAACGTGGTGTGGGGCTACTATGCCGGTCAATTCATTCAGGAAAAAGGCAAAACCTATGAAACCATTGCCAAACTGATGATGACCGGAGCCATTCTCTGCTTTATCGCCTTGTTCTGGAACCTGAGTTTCCCCATTGCTAAAAAGCTCTGGACCAGTCCCTTTGTCCTCTATACCGTTGGACTGGATCTGCTGATACTCGGCCCGTTGATGTACGGACTGGAACTGCGTACCGATCTGGCCCGGCAACCGGCCATGCGAAGACTGACTTATTTCTTCGAAGTCTTCGGACGCAATCCATTATTCATTTATCTGGTCTCCGAGCTGCTCATTGTCGTACTCTGGATGATTCCCGTGGGCGATGTTGATCTCCCCCAATGGGTGAGCGACCATATTTTCCAGAAAATCGCCGCCGGAGCTTTTGGAGGGCTGCTCTATTCGCTGGCGTATATGGGTATCTGCTGGCTGGTGGGATATTTTCTCGACCGCAGGAAGATTTATATCCGGGTATGA
- the murF gene encoding UDP-N-acetylmuramoyl-tripeptide--D-alanyl-D-alanine ligase, whose protein sequence is MISIPELYAIYRQHPHIQTDSRKLQPGEIFFALRGVHFDGHQFVQQAIDRGASYVVVDRPEAMINERCLLVNDTLQALQQLARHHRLQQNMPFLAIGGSNGKTTTKELIRSVLSTTYQAYATPGNWNNHIGIPLTLLGMPEETTLSVIEMGANHPGEMWQYCDMVNPTHGLITNIGKDHLEGFGSVEGVKKAYNELFDYLRLTRGMAFVCRDLSDVMEIAEGLENIFTYGHHPEADVKAQLIAAYPYIRLSIAYQDRLFEISTQLIGTYNVHNILAAVAVGLYFGVSIPNIQAGIGGYIPQNNRSQRIEKDGNVYILDAYNANPSSMKAAIESFAAMPAPKKILLLGAMKELGTASRAEHEELVRLIGRYDCWQTVALAGEEFAGIPHPYLYFPDARTMRSWWKAQSIIGAHVLVKGSRSLAMEQVID, encoded by the coding sequence ATGATTTCCATTCCCGAACTGTACGCCATCTACCGCCAGCACCCCCACATACAGACCGACAGCCGCAAGCTCCAGCCCGGTGAAATATTTTTTGCCCTGCGGGGCGTGCATTTCGATGGGCACCAGTTTGTGCAACAGGCCATCGACCGGGGTGCTAGCTATGTGGTAGTCGATCGCCCGGAAGCCATGATCAACGAACGATGCCTGCTGGTAAACGATACCCTGCAAGCCCTCCAGCAGCTGGCCCGCCATCACCGCCTGCAACAAAATATGCCTTTCCTGGCCATCGGCGGATCGAACGGCAAAACCACCACCAAAGAGCTCATCCGCTCGGTACTCTCCACCACCTACCAGGCCTACGCCACACCGGGCAACTGGAACAACCACATCGGCATACCGCTCACCCTGCTGGGCATGCCCGAAGAAACCACCCTGTCTGTGATTGAAATGGGAGCAAACCACCCCGGCGAAATGTGGCAATACTGCGATATGGTAAACCCCACACACGGACTGATTACCAATATCGGCAAAGACCATCTCGAAGGATTCGGCAGTGTGGAAGGGGTGAAAAAAGCGTATAATGAGCTCTTCGACTATCTGCGGCTCACCCGAGGCATGGCTTTCGTATGCCGCGACCTGTCCGACGTGATGGAAATAGCCGAAGGACTGGAAAATATTTTTACCTATGGCCACCACCCCGAAGCCGATGTGAAAGCGCAGCTTATAGCAGCATACCCCTACATCCGATTATCCATTGCCTATCAGGACCGGCTATTTGAAATATCCACGCAGCTCATCGGAACGTATAATGTGCATAATATTCTGGCGGCCGTAGCGGTAGGCCTGTACTTTGGTGTATCGATACCCAACATCCAGGCGGGCATTGGCGGCTATATTCCGCAAAACAATCGTTCACAACGAATCGAGAAAGACGGCAATGTGTATATCCTCGATGCCTACAACGCCAATCCATCGAGCATGAAAGCGGCCATCGAGAGCTTCGCCGCCATGCCTGCTCCCAAAAAAATTTTGTTGTTGGGTGCTATGAAAGAATTGGGGACGGCAAGCCGAGCCGAGCATGAGGAGCTGGTGCGCTTGATTGGGCGGTATGATTGCTGGCAGACGGTAGCACTTGCAGGCGAAGAATTTGCCGGCATTCCCCACCCCTATCTGTACTTCCCCGATGCCCGAACCATGCGTAGCTGGTGGAAAGCACAGTCCATCATCGGAGCACATGTGCTGGTAAAAGGTTCGCGCAGCCTGGCCATGGAACAGGTGATCGACTGA